TAAAATTAAGTCCGCATCTTTTAATGCCTCACGTGAACGTTCCACACCGATACGCTCCACAATATCTTCGGTTTCACGAATCCCTGCTGTATCGACTAAACGTAATGGCACGCCTCGCACGTTTACATATTCTTCAATGATATCACGCGTTGTCCCTGCAATATCAGTAACAATCGCTTTATTTTCTTGTACTAAGCTATTTAAAAGTGAAGATTTCCCTACATTTGGGCGACCTAAAATAACAGTCGATAAGCCTTCACGTAAAATTTTACCTTGTGATGATGTTTTCAGAAGTTTAATAATTTCATCACGTACCCAGCCACACTTCTCTTGCAGTACTGGAATCGTCATTTCTTCTACATCATCATATTCTGGATAATCAATATTAACTTCGACTTGCGCAAGCGTTTCGATTAATGCTTGGCGAAGTGATGTAATTAACCGAGATAATTTCCCGTCCATTTGATTTAATGCCACATTCATCGCACGGTCTGTTTTTGCACGAATTAAGTCCATTACAGCCTCTGCTTGTGACAGGTCAATACGGCCATTTAAAAAAGCTCGCTTCGTAAATTCCCCTGGCTCTGCTAAACGGGCACCTGAACGTAACACAAGCTGTAATACACGATTAACTGACACAATTCCACCGTGACAGTTTATCTCTACAACATCTTCACGCGTAAATGTTTTAGGCCCGCGCATTAATGACAGCATCACTTCTTCAACGACTTCATCTGTTTTTGGATCGACTAAATGTCCGTAGTGAATTGTATGTGTCGGGACTTCTGCTAAGCATTTATTATTTGGTGACTTAAATATTTTATCTGCAATTGCTACTGCTTCATCGCCACTTAAACGGACAATTGCAATAGCACCTTCTCCCATTGGTGTGGATATTGCAGCAATCGTATCGAATTCCATTTATATCCTCCTATATCAGTGTTATCCACATGTGGATAAATCACATCCGAGCTATTCTTTCTAACAATTTAGACTAACATATTTTAAGCAAAATCTAAAGTAATGAAGATTATCTAAACATCTACGAAAAAACGACCTATCCCAAAAGAATAGGTCGCTATTGTCTACATGTTTATTTTACTGGTTCAATGACTAAATAACGATTCGGTTCAGTACCCTCTGAATGCGTTTCAATATCTAAACGATTCGCTAAAGCATTATGAATGATTTTGCGTTCGTATGATGCCATTGGTTCGAATGCAACAGGTTTTCGTGAACGAATTGCTTTATCAGCCATACGAGCAGCAAGCTGTTCTAACGCGACTTGGCGCCGTTCACGGTAATTTTCTA
This portion of the Solibacillus daqui genome encodes:
- the mnmE gene encoding tRNA uridine-5-carboxymethylaminomethyl(34) synthesis GTPase MnmE, which gives rise to MEFDTIAAISTPMGEGAIAIVRLSGDEAVAIADKIFKSPNNKCLAEVPTHTIHYGHLVDPKTDEVVEEVMLSLMRGPKTFTREDVVEINCHGGIVSVNRVLQLVLRSGARLAEPGEFTKRAFLNGRIDLSQAEAVMDLIRAKTDRAMNVALNQMDGKLSRLITSLRQALIETLAQVEVNIDYPEYDDVEEMTIPVLQEKCGWVRDEIIKLLKTSSQGKILREGLSTVILGRPNVGKSSLLNSLVQENKAIVTDIAGTTRDIIEEYVNVRGVPLRLVDTAGIRETEDIVERIGVERSREALKDADLILLVLNYGEELTAEDERLFETIQMMDYIVVVNKTDIERKIDLNRVHELAGKHRVVTTSLLKEEGVIELEEAIAALFFEGQVESQDLTYVSNARHIALLHQAQVVIEEALQAAESGVPVDMIQIDVTRTWEILGEIIGDTVQESLINQLFSQFCLGK